One Malania oleifera isolate guangnan ecotype guangnan chromosome 9, ASM2987363v1, whole genome shotgun sequence DNA segment encodes these proteins:
- the LOC131163942 gene encoding ubiquitin carboxyl-terminal hydrolase 24, with the protein MSDPTKVLVFGSFTEDETRTWLMKSSGDGGKPVEKKELQSGSSKFVTGRSFNEFSNGSSRQLGSTKGQIRSQPSNLIKKDDEVKSIKVANGPLPKASGTPKENGTVCSSSHSVPLSNGVNNLQTDAVDLNSLSLSHAKAGAPNQFSSLNSHAIESENSKGRDGIVNNSSVPLPFKDDIQKASNGPLTAVRNLLPRGLINSGNLCFLNATLQALLSCSPFVHLLQELRIHDIPKVGYPTLTAFAEFISDFDMPSDSSLKKKDMSVVETGRPFCPTMFEAVLKNFTPDVPNSTSGRPRQEDAQEFLSFIMDQMHDELLKLQGQVSSLKGGKSSLISSAEDDEWETVGRKNKSAVTRTQSFVPSELSAIFGGQLKSVVKATGNKASATIQPFLLLHLDIFSEAVHAIEDALHLFSVSETLEGYRTAATGKAGVVTARKSVKIQTLSKIMILHLMRFGYGSQGSTKLHKPVRFPLELVLGRDLLVSRSTEGRKYELVATITHHGREPSKGHYTADARYPNGQWLRFDDASVTAIGTGKVLHDQAYVLFYKQV; encoded by the exons ATGAGTGATCCTACG AAGGTACTTGTATTTGGTTCATTTACTGAAGATGAAACACGGACATGGCTAATGAAGTCATCCGGAGATGGTGGAAAGCCTGTGGAAAAGAAAGAATTACAGAGTGGTTCTTCGAAATTTGTCACTGGAAGATCTTTCAATGAATTTAGCAATGGCTCAAGCAGACAGTTGGGTTCTACAAAAGGGCAAATACGTTCTCAGCCCTCAAACCTGATTAAGAAGGATGATGAAGTGAAATCCATAAAAGTGGCCAATGGTCCCTTGCCAAAAGCCTCTGGAACTCCCAAAGAAAATGGAACTGTTTGTAGTTCCAGCCATAGCGTTCCTCTTAGTAATGGTGTGAACAATTTGCAAACAGATGCTGTTGATTTAAATTCTCTTTCTCTATCCCATGCAAAAGCTGGTGCTCCAAATCAATTTTCAAGTTTGAATTCTCATGCCATTGAAAGTGAAAACTCAAAGGGCAGAGATGGTATTGTTAATAATTCATCAGTGCCTTTGCCATTCAAAGATGATATCCAGAAAGCTTCTAATGGGCCTCTTACTGCTGTTAGAAACTTACTGCCTCGAGGCTTAATTAACTCAGGGAATTTATGCTTCCTCAATGCAACTCTGCAGGCTCTTTTATCATGTTCTCCATTTGTTCATCTCTTGCAGGAACTAAGGATTCATGACATTCCTAAG GTGGGCTATCCAACACTAACTGCATTTGCTGAGTTCATCTCTGACTTCGACATGCCCAGTGACTCAAGTCTAAAGAAAAAAGACATGTCTGTTGTTGAGACTGGTAGGCCTTTCTGCCCTACCATGTTTGAAGCCGTTCTTAAAAATTTTACCCCAGATGTGCCAAATAGCACATCAGGCAGGCCAAG GCAGGAAGATGCACAGGAGTTTCTAAGTTTTATCATGGATCAGATGCATGATGAATTGCTCAAGCTTCAAGGACAAGTTTCAAGCTTAAAAGGTGGGAAATCATCTCTGATTTCTTCTGCAGAAGATGATGAATGGGAGACAGTTGGCAGAAAGAACAAATCTGCAGTGACTAGAACACAAAGTTTTGTTCCTTCAGAGCTAAGTGCGATCTTTGGAGGACAATTGAAAAGTGTTGTGAAGGCAACAG GAAACAAAGCTTCTGCTACCATTCAACCTTTTCTCTTGCTTCACCTTGATATTTTTTCGGAAGCTGTTCATGCTATTGAGGATGCACTTCATTTATTTTCTGTATCAGAAACTCTTGAGGGGTACCGGACAGCAGCAACTGGAAAG GCTGGAGTCGTGACTGCCAGAAAATCTGTAAAGATACAAACACTTTCTAAGATAATGATATTGCATCTAATGCGTTTTGGGTATGGAAGCCAAGGTAGCACCAAATTGCATAAACCTGTGCGTTTTCCTCTTGAATTGGTGTTGGGTCGAGATTTGCTTGTTTCTCGATCTACTGAG GGCCGAAAATATGAACTTGTTGCCACAATAACACACCATGGAAGGGAGCCTTCGAAAGGACATTACACTGCAGATGCTCGTTACCCTAATGGCCAGTGGCTACGGTTTGATGATGCATCTGTCACTGCCATTGGCACAGGCAAGGTGTTGCATGACCAGGCATATGTCCTCTTCTACAAACAAGTGTAG